The genomic window GAAATCAATTAATAATCctaatattattatctttttatagaatttaagATAGTGATCGAAATGTTCTATATACGAGATGCATGATATAGAGGTGGTCACTAATATTAATCATGCTTTGTTGGAAGTTCTGTTgctaaatatgaaatttttggcATGGTGTATATGCTGGTTTTGTATTTCCTTCAATTGAcggagaaatatcataatacattttttttgtcattttggtTGGATAAGTACTATATTATTTTTGACACAGTATTGTGAAAATATTATACTCATATTCATTGAGAAATATGTGAAattgtggattatccattgtattaaaataaatacaatgatgtttagtgaaattgtggattatccattgtattaaaataatacaatgatgtttagtGAAATTATGAGttatccattgtattaaaataatacaatgatatTTCGTAAAATTTGTTAATGAGAAAATATATCTCAATAtgtgaaattataaattgtCCTTATTGAGGGGACACCGTCACTTGAAATAATTCAAGTAGACATGAATAAAATTCACCTATGTTATCAAATGTGGGGGTGTTGTCGCTTGAAAACTAGCTTTCAAGTAGACCTGATTTATAAATCTAATCATAGATTTAATTTTCCCCTTTTGTGGAGATGTTGTCGCTTAGAATTTATCTAAGCAGACCTGatgaattatattataaatgtCGATTCGACAATATGTGTTATATTATTTATAGTGGATGAgtcattgtattaaaataatacaatgatgttaaTCAGATATAAGAGCCgatgaaaataaaatcaataagtGAATTTATTGTGAGGAACAAGTTTATTGTTATAGACttgaataaatattatattagatTAATTGACTTcgagacgtcttagtcaatattacttgatgaaagaaaattatCTTCATCATTTGTGTATAAAGTAGCTACTAAACAAAGCCCCTAggaagaaataattttgtgacACATCGAGGGGAATTGGACTTTAGCACTACAACATTTTCATTCTACAAGAACGCCAAAAAACCGTTTTGTAATGTAAAAAAACCGTTGCCATAGGCTACGAGAACGGTTTTTTGGGGTTCTATACCGAGGGGTTCTCTTAGCCTTTCGAAACGGTTTTTTCTTTCAACGGCAACCCCTtcaaggaaaccgttttcttaGAGTCCCTAACAGAACGGTTCTTAAAGTTCCCAACCACAACGGTTTCTCTCTGTTCTCAACTAAAACCGTTGCCAATGGTCTAATAAGAGAACGGTTTTCTTTTATCTACCGCAACGGTTTTCGACCGTTGTTCATCATAAAACCGTTCTTGTTTTTCTGATACAGCAACGTTTTCGCGACGTTGCCAAATCGTTAACCGTTCTGGTTGTTTGGATACAGCAACGCTTTCTCGCAGTTGCCAATTTGAAAACCGTTCTGGTTGTTTGGATACAGCAACGCTTTCTCGCAGTTGCCAATTTGAAAACCGTTCTGGTTTGTATTTACAGCAACGCTTTCTCGCAGTTGCCAAATCAAAAAGCGTTCTTGTTTTTCTAACACAGCAACGCTTTCTCACAGTTGCCAAATCAAAAATCTAACACACAAGAACGCTTTCGCACATTGCACAAAAACTAACATTTTATtactaacattttattttaatgaagtaatattttcaatttaattttatcactcttataataataataataattattattattatattagtaGACCTAAAgaacaataatttcaatataatCCAATAATAAAAGAcatacaaattaaactaaaatgattatcattcatatatatcaaaataataacatcGATCAACATAACGTTGTCCTAATATTGTCAATCATTCACAATCAAACTAACATCTTCAAAATGAAATAGACCATGCATCTTCAAAATGAAACTAACATCTTAAATGTATATCCAAATGTGCATTCACCATATATCAAACTAACATGAATTGTATATCACAATTATGTGCATTCACCATCAAACTAACATCATCAAAATGTATATcctattaaaaaaacataaacatctagctctcttcttcttcttcttcatgatctttcatttcttcttcgatATCATCATTATTTATCTTCtgcaaaataaaagtaatataattaaaattctatgtaaaaagaaaagaaacaatgaGCAGATCAACTATCTAGAAgtcaatacatttttttttttttgtaaaatatccAATGAATTAGACATTCAAACGTGTGACTAACAGAGTCGGTCCTAAACAAGCAACTTTTCAATACAAAAATATTCTGAATATTATCATTACAGTCCTAAATTATCAGTTCAGTTCAAGGTTTTGAATGAACAGTCCTAAGCATCACAGTCTCACAACTCACATAATTATATTAACCGGAGCTTCCTTGACTATTGCCTAATCACCCCATACAAGCTAATGGATTTTTTAGTCACAGTTAAAGAGGATAACTAAATCCTTTATATcgatttttcaaaattctcgAAGACAAAGACACTTCAAACACTAACCAATGTCTATGAAGACAACTATAATATATTGTATATCAAGCACAAAGTATAGTTCAATCTTACTTCATTATCATTAGGAGCATCAGTTGTAGGAGCTGATATCAAAGCTTGCAGAGCCTCCACATCCAAGTTTGCGGTGTTTTGGTTCACAATGGCTTTAAGAAGAATCTGAAGTTTTCTTTCCGTTGCTTCCTTTTCCTGTTGAATTTTTGTTTCCATTGCTTCCTTATCCTGACGACGTTTCTCCTCCATCTCTTGTTTTAACTGTTCAACCTCATCAGCATGCTCTCTTTTAAgtttttcaatttcttcatttcttttcaAGAGCGTGAGGGTTGTGGTTCTTCCGTGGCAACGCATTCTCCCAGGTTTTTCTTTGCCAACTATACTTTGAAAGGCTTCTGAAGAAGGCTGCCCATTGTTTTCAATCATGTCTTGAAGCTTTATCTAGCATACATAATATAGTAGTAGTTAGGACTGTTTATGGTTCAAAATGCAATCATAAAAGGCTAAGCAATTATAGCAAAATGAACATCATCACTTCAAGCTAAGGAATTCTGctaatatttataactaaaagcATTGTACTCGATCACATGTGTGTGTGTAAAGTTAAGTCAACTTTTTCTTCTTACTAAACTAGGTAATATGATCTGTTAAgtattgtttatatataattaCTTAGTTGCATCCTAGCTATAATTATGTAGTGTAACTTAAGTACTTGCACAATAACAGAACACACAACATTTACTTACAATTGCACTGTTTGTTTCTTTATCCAACTCCTTTCCTTTCCTACTTTGTCGAGTAGCAATGAAAACTTGAGCTTGAGTTGGAGGCTCTTTATCTTCACTACTTACACGCTAAATCGAGTAAAACAAGAGTAACAGAAAATATTAATGAAGTGGCAGAATATTTAACGTTCATttagaataatttaaaaaagaataccattttttctcttataacaGCAAAGGCTTTATTCCCCGTACGATGTCTATATTTCAGTTGAGCTATATTTTGGGCATTTTGATGACTTACTTCCTATAttcaatgaaacaatttttttttgttacattccAAATTTGTGACAAAAAGTATGTAAGCAATAGTAACTATAGCTTACTTGAGTTTTTTCATCTTCCCAAAACTCCAATAAATTCCTAAACTGTCCTTCTGGTATGTCTTGTGGACGATTTTTTAGCCGCTCACACTTGGTTTTGTACGAACTAAAATGCATCCTTTTAATCCAGCATTTGTATCGTTTCCAAGCATCATTTACAATAGCAAGCACAGCCTTCCTTCCTTCCTTTGGGATAATGTATTTTTCctacaataaaaaaagaaaaatttagaaagttatATTCATTGAAATATGctaacaaacacacaaaatcaACTAAAAAAGTAAGTACATTGACATAATCCCACACGGGATCTATCACTTGTTCCTCCCAAGACTTGACCAAACCAATCCAACTAGTGAAGGTGAGCGGACATATATCTGAACTTCTTGCAATTGTCCCCAAAAAGCTACTGAATTCAGACACCGTCTTTTCATCTGGCCCAATTGGCTGTCCTTCTCCATTCAAGGTGATCTCGTCTCTATCTTTAAATTGTCGTGTATGAATTTTCCGACATATAGTCTTTCCTCGTTTTCTTATTAAACCTAAGGATAAAGcacatattattaattaaaaaagttaaacaaaTATGCAAATATGTATATACAATTTGAACTCTACAAAAGCAAACAACCAATCAAAACTATTAAGAGATTACCTTTAGTTGTATTTACATCCGCTCCCTCAAATTCCTCACCTCCGTAGTTCATATCAGTCTCCATATATTCTTCCATTTCACTTTCTTCGATATCTTCGTCGTCTGATTCATCTACTCCATCTTGTTCCTTATTCTTATTGAGATATTCGGCAATTGGCATGGCTGGACAATTTGGaatagtttttttcttctttgaggGTTGTTGATCTACCGTTGATCCTTGAACTTGATTTTCCATGGTAGATCTTACTTGCCTCTTAAGATTATTGTTCTGCCTTACCTCTTTGTTTTGCTCACCTTTGTTCTTTGAGACTTGTGATTCAATCAAACCTTTAACTTGATGATCCACCGTAGACTTTAAATTCTTCTTAGTATTATTGTTCTGGACAAACACTTTGCTCGGAGCAGCAATCTCCTTAGAGGCTGCTACTTCCAATTGCCTCTTAATGTTATTATTCTTAACAAACCCTTTGTTTTgctcaacattttttttacatgcTTCAACATCCAATTGcttctcaattatttttttagaggcTTCTACTTCTGGTTGCCTCCTAAAGTTAGTGTTCTGAACACCTTTGTTTGCCTCGCCCTTTTTCATTTGTTGGGATGCAATTATATTATTCAATGATCCCTTCTGACGGCCCAACCTTTGAATATTTCCAACATTAGTGTTATCTTGATTTGTTGGATTGCCTCTTAAATATTTTTGATTTTCAAGCTTGACATTACGCATCTGCTGCAACGAATCTGCGTTGGACTTAGCATGGATATCAAACCCAAAACCAttcttgtttttcattttcctgAAATTACCATACAAAATAAGAATGGTTGTCCTATCTCAACAAGCTAcattaaacaaacaaacaaacagatGCAGCAGcagaacaacaacaaaacagATGCATCAGACCAACAAAGTAGACTTGACAACAAAAATACAATCACAACAGTGGACAGACAAACtaatgaataaaaaatgtaGAAAGCAGAATTTTACAAACCACATTTCATAAAAAGAAATACATTAGTAGACTCTGCAGTAAAAATACAATCACAACAGTGGACAGACAAACTAGTCAATCATAAATGTATAAAGCAGAATTTTACAAAACACATTTCATAAACAAGAAATGCATTAGAATCGATCATCATCAGTAATTAGAATCGTCATCAGATTCTATTACATTTGGCTCAGGTACTAAATTATCTACAATTGATGGTGGAATGTCATTCCtaacaaattcatcatcacAAAATTCATCGCTTGAAGCTAGATTTATTGCATGATCTGACATATCACAATTATATGGTTGATGGTGATTTGAGTCAGATTGTTCATTCATGTTAAAAAAATCTCTCGGAACAGACTTCATAACATAGTGTTTATTTGCATCAGAAGGATCTTGAATGTAGAAGCATTGGTGCACTTGAGAAGCCAATACAAAAGGATCGTCCACGTAACATCTCTTGTTGAAGTAAACACAAATCATCCCATATTTTTCCTCTTCGGCTTGAAACCAATCACATCTAAATAATACAAACTTCAACTTACCATAATAGTCTACCTCAACTATTTGTGTAATCAATCCATAGTAAGTTATTGACTGTGTTATTGGATTTGCATCTTTGGTACTTGAAAAACTTTCGGTTACTGCCGCTAGTGTCACACCACTATTTTGTGTTGTACGTCTAGCATCACGTTGTTTTGTATGAAACCTATATCCATTAATTACATAGCCAGAAAAACCTCGTGCAATTTTATTTGGTCCTCTAGATAGCGTCCTAAGGTTGGCAGACACGTCGCTTAACAAAGCACGCTTTTTAAACCATTCGACAAAATCTGACCCTTGACTCTTCGCTTTGCTCCACGCCTTTCTCTTTTTAGGAATTTCATTTTCATGTTCActggaaataaaattaaactgtTCACGTAATTGTATAACAATTCTTTTATGCAATTGAAACATTCAAACATATTCATTACCTTAAAAATTTTTGGACATCGTCGTGATTGAATAAGATGTAACGATGGGCTAGACTCCTTGACTTGCAATCCATAAGAATTGCTTCACCCTTTCTCTTTCCTCCGATAGGATGACCAATGCTAGAACAAGAACTTGGACTTTCATGTTCATTAGGATCAGATATATCGCTATTCCTTGTCATTCTAGTAAACCTTGTATCAACACCACTATGCAAATACCGCGAGCAAAATGTCAAGCATTCTTCAACCAAATAACCCTCAGCAATAGAACCCTCAGGACGACTTTTATTACGAACATAACTCTTCAATTTTCCTAGATACCTTTCTGGAAAGTACATCCACCGAAACTGAACAGGCCCTCCTAATCTTACCTCATTCGCTAGATGTATTGGCAAATGAACCATTATATCAAAGAAACACGGGGGGAAAATCATCTCGAATTGGCAAAGTGTTTCTGCAATCTCAGATTGCAAGATATCCAAATCTGCCACCTCAATCACCTTTTGACATAAACAACGAAAAAATGAACAAAGACGGATTAATGGGTGTGCAACCTGGTTTGACAATGTACTTCTCACAGCTACTTGAAGCAAGTAATGCAAAATGAAATGTGCATCGTGGCTCTTGTATCCGCTAACTTTTCTGTCAGCAAGTTGAACACATCTTGAGATGTTTGAAGCACAACCATCTGGtattttagcatttttcaatACAGAGCAAAAAGTAGTTTTCTCCTTTGCAGTCATGGAAAAACATGCTTTTGGAAGCAATGACTTTTTTCCTTGATCTACATCTTCGGGGTGAAGTTTCTTTCTAATACCCATATCCTTCAAGTCTAAACGTGCGTTTTTATGATCTCTTGTCTTTCCCGGGATATCCAACAAAGTCCCAATTATATTATCAAAAATGTTTTTCTCTATGTGCATCACATCAAGGTTGTGGCGTAAAAGATTATGCTTCCAATATGGTAAGtcaaaaaatatagatattttcTTCCATGGACCATTCTTACATTTCTTTTGCATCCTACCAAAGTCATTGTTGACGTCCTTTAGTTTCTCCGAGATTTGTTCCCATTTTAACAACTCTGGCGGTGGCCTATCTTCTATGCTCCCATTGAAATTCGTAACATTTGATCTATATTTATGATCCTTAGGCAAGAAAGCACGATGACCCATAAAACACACCTTTTTACTTTTATCCAACCACATCGAATCAGTGTCATAATTACAGCAAGGACATGCTAGGTACCCTTTTGTACTCCACCCACTCAACATAGCATACCCGGGAAAGTCACTAATAGTCCACAAGAGAGCTGCACGCATTTGGAAAGTTTGATTTAGTGATGCATCATATGTTTCTACACCCGAATCCCATAACACTTTCAACTCTTCAATCAATGGTTGAAGGTACACATCAATGTTATTCCCTGGTGAAAGTGGTCCAGGAATTAATAAAGTCAACATGGAATACTCAGCCTTCATGCACCACCACGGTGGAAAGTTATATGGTATTAATACCACAGGCCAAGTACTATGAGACAAATTCATGGTTCTAAAGGGATTAAATCCATCGCTGGCCAATCCAAGTCTTATATTACGCGTCTCATCAGCAAAGTCAGAGTGACGTTTATCAAATTCTTTCCATGCTTCTCCATCTGCAGGATGCCTTAACTTTCCATCATTTGTACGCTCTTCATCGTGCCACCTTAATGAGCTAGCCGTCTTTGAACACATAAACAGCCGTTGAAGTCTAGG from Trifolium pratense cultivar HEN17-A07 linkage group LG1, ARS_RC_1.1, whole genome shotgun sequence includes these protein-coding regions:
- the LOC123902122 gene encoding uncharacterized protein LOC123902122, which codes for MKNKNGFGFDIHAKSNADSLQQMRNVKLENQKYLRGNPTNQDNTNVGNIQRLGRQKGSLNNIIASQQMKKGEANKGVQNTNFRRQPEVEASKKIIEKQLDVEACKKNVEQNKGFVKNNNIKRQLEVAASKEIAAPSKVFVQNNNTKKNLKSTVDHQVKGLIESQVSKNKGEQNKEVRQNNNLKRQVRSTMENQVQGSTVDQQPSKKKKTIPNCPAMPIAEYLNKNKEQDGVDESDDEDIEESEMEEYMETDMNYGGEEFEGADVNTTKGLIRKRGKTICRKIHTRQFKDRDEITLNGEGQPIGPDEKTVSEFSSFLGTIARSSDICPLTFTSWIGLVKSWEEQVIDPVWDYVNEKYIIPKEGRKAVLAIVNDAWKRYKCWIKRMHFSSYKTKCERLKNRPQDIPEGQFRNLLEFWEDEKTQEVSHQNAQNIAQLKYRHRTGNKAFAVIREKMRVSSEDKEPPTQAQVFIATRQSRKGKELDKETNSAIIKLQDMIENNGQPSSEAFQSIVGKEKPGRMRCHGRTTTLTLLKRNEEIEKLKREHADEVEQLKQEMEEKRRQDKEAMETKIQQEKEATERKLQILLKAIVNQNTANLDVEALQALISAPTTDAPNDNEKINNDDIEEEMKDHEEEEEES